A window of Drosophila subobscura isolate 14011-0131.10 chromosome E, UCBerk_Dsub_1.0, whole genome shotgun sequence contains these coding sequences:
- the LOC117890970 gene encoding transmembrane emp24 domain-containing protein 2, with protein sequence MLPAILILFALLFESVRGFIITVDAHEDICFHEHVLQNERITISFEVMEGGFKDIGVSIKGPESELLHHSARESVGSFTFSASKMGVYTLCFDNQLSTLTPKVLMFQFHVIRGLAYYTDPQRRGDDVLEQAVVQLMLNELSAKMTAVKQEQEYMHVRYRGHLDVSDSVHFRIVSWSIFGPSLLLVMTILEVYYLKRFFEVRRVV encoded by the coding sequence atgttgccagcaaTCTTGATTTTATTCGCTTTGCTGTTCGAATCGGTTCGTGGTTTCATCATCACTGTGGATGCCCACGAGGATATTTGCTTCCATGAACATGTGCTGCAGAACGAGCGCATTACCATATCCTTCGAGGTGATGGAGGGCGGCTTCAAGGATATTGGTGTGTCGATCAAGGGTCCCGAAAGCGAGCTGCTGCACCACTCCGCTCGCGAGTCCGTGGGCAGCTTCACCTTCAGCGCCAGCAAGATGGGCGTGTACACGCTCTGCTTCGACAATCAACTCTCCACATTGACCCCCAAGGTGCTGATGTTTCAGTTCCATGTGATTCGAGGACTGGCCTACTACACGGACCCCCAGCGACGAGGCGACGATGTCCTCGAGCAGGCCGTTGTCCAGCTGATGCTCAACGAGTTGTCCGCCAAGATGACGGCCgtcaagcaggagcaggagtataTGCATGTCCGCTATCGCGGCCACCTGGATGTCAGCGACAGTGTCCATTTCCGCATTGTCTCCTGGTCGATTTTCGGACCATCGCTCCTGCTAGTCATGACCATTCTCGAGGTGTACTATCTGAAGCGCTTCTTTGAAGTGCGCCGCGTGGTCTAA